A segment of the Methanosarcinales archaeon genome:
TTAATTCGTATAATACCACAGCTACTGCATGAGAAAGGTTCATGCTGGGATATTGGAGACTGGTAGGGATACTCATTATTATATCACAGCCCTTAAGCTCAGCATTACTCAAGCCCTTATCTTCCCTTCCAAACAGGATTGATACCAATCCCCCTTTTGCTTCCAGTAATTTTCCAATCTCACGAGGGGTGTAAGCAGGCATCCTGATATGTTCTTCAACTCTTTCCCCGGGTTTACCTGTTGCTGCAATTATTAGATTTGAATCCCCTACTGCTTCAGAAATTGACGGAAAAACTGAAGAATTGTTGAGAAGGTCCCGGGCATGCATTGCAAAAGCCCTGGCTTGTCCTTCGAGTTGGGGGGGATTGACCAAAGCCAGATCAGAAAAGCCAAAATTTTTCATAGCCCTGGCAACGGAACCTACATTTCCCTCA
Coding sequences within it:
- a CDS encoding RNA methyltransferase; amino-acid sequence: MHNSDLEIRVVLVEPLYEGNVGSVARAMKNFGFSDLALVNPPQLEGQARAFAMHARDLLNNSSVFPSISEAVGDSNLIIAATGKPGERVEEHIRMPAYTPREIGKLLEAKGGLVSILFGREDKGLSNAELKGCDIIMSIPTSLQYPSMNLSHAVAVVLYELSDIKGGEMRLAERFDQNLMYDHIQEMLNDIDYPVHKKDKTILMLRRILGRARLSSREVQTIRGLIRRIQYRFKHPIDK